In the Anastrepha obliqua isolate idAnaObli1 chromosome 1, idAnaObli1_1.0, whole genome shotgun sequence genome, one interval contains:
- the LOC129236306 gene encoding uncharacterized protein LOC129236306, producing the protein MTSNNSVISEDMLENLTFTRSTWWSEFFESFSVREEGEIYDVEEIDEQFLDDSLDEEQMEYCEGAEEDDAPEDIEHNSLLKAITLNEKISFVESSEIQDILNATLPVLEEHERKWKNAGLQSILNTFDSVRIKKEVGGWMRRNHSATITDVESDSSTDSSISWDTGNYIRTTKKMHMKSGLNRIESMRRLNSKQSRHNHGMIIETTRYRAYKCDCCNYNRNRAIKIRQSKIIEQQASQSMIASCSMSRSNSLNRDQIVSLKTTKYDTPPRSSPPKDNFINTAPPKITTKRMAALKARENLTKMHKTKSKDSKKMARIVRKQQTSESIKDFNLATITETNKPFSLSSEDFKENTFLTNVENICNSTALNGVAARKQLISRPPTITESSETIPSTPSDKGMPKQNICRATTSKCYTVAIKCVPTISEHSISLSDSPHRSKAGLKNIYKSKEPNKVKATRELEICSTPPEGRFFYMDMPHRSKAGLKNFYKSKEPNKVKGTRELEICSTPPEGRFSYMDTPHRSKAGLKNFYKSKEPNKVKGTRELEQKTKSIKAFDPEEKRTLKSINNVDLISSPSTTDSEEIVKTVRKPTKTPKTREFIKDFNLATITETNKPFSLSSENFKEHTFLTRVENICNSTALNGVAARKQLISRSPTRNESSEIIPSTPRDKGMPNQNNCRATTSKRYAVANKCLPTINEHSISLSDTPKISEAELKKNYKSKEPNEVKAGRELEICASPPEEGRFSGTAIQDTPNPRYGKKEKTIARNERKSPVGASNVSPVRLNADTPTKSITQQRIDKRIPIYKPQQKQQTSDSNFEVTRELLSSVIGEEKARRFFKYNLGAVIFPITSTVYYCPPEKELSSSDSDDDPLDKIGRYGELNESVQHN; encoded by the exons ATGACTTCTAACAATTCAGTTATAAGTGAAGATATGCTAGAAAACTTGACTTTTACACGCAGTACCTGGTGGAGCGAGTTTTTCGAG tCTTTTAGTGTTCGCGAGGAGGGTGAAATTTATGACGTCGAAgaaattgatgaacaatttcTTGACGATTCTTTAGATGAAGAACAAATGGAATATTGTGAAGGTGCAGAAGAAGATGATGCTCCGGAAGATATCGAACATAACAGCCTATTGAAAGCAATAAcattaaacgaaaaaatatcATTTGTTGAGTCATCTGAAATTCAAGATATTTTAAATGCTACTCTCCCAGTTTTGGAAGAACATGaacgaaaatggaaaaatgccGGACTGCAGAGTATTCTTAATACATTTGATTCTGTACGCATTAAGAAAGAAGTAGGCGGATGGATGCGTCGAAATCATAGTGCAACGATTACCGACGTTGAATCCGATTCCAGTACAGATTCATCGATTTCCTGGGATACTGGGAACTATATTCGTACTACAAAGAAAATGCATATGAAAAGCGGACTTAATCGTATTGAATCGATGCGAAGGTTAAATTCTAAGCAAAGTCGTCATAACCATGGCATGATAATTGAAACAACAAGGTATCGTGCTTACAAGTGCGATTGCTGTAACTATAATCGGAATAGAGCAATTAAGATTCGGCAATCAAAGATAATTGAACAACAAGCCAGCCAATCTATGATTGCCTCTTGCAGCATGTCTCGGTCTAATAGTCTTAATCG CGATCAGATTGTATCTTTAAAGACAACTAAATATGATACGCCACCGAGATCTTCACCTCCAAAAGATAATTTTATCAATACAGCACCTCCTAAAATCACGACTAAACGGATGGCAGCCTTGAAGGCTAGAGAAAATCTTACTAAGATGCATAAGACTAAATCAAAGGATTCAAAAAAAATGGCTAGAATTGTcagaaaacaacaaacaagCGAGTCTATTAAAGATTTTAATCTCGCAACAATAACAGAAACAAACAAGCCATTTAGCCTATCATCCGaagattttaaagaaaatacatttcttacaaacgttgaaaatatttgtaactCGACAGCGCTGAACGGCGTTGCTGCGCGCAAACAGTTGATTAGCCGGCCGCCGACGATAACTGAAAGCTCGGAGACTATTCCTTCTACGCCAAGTGACAAAGGAatgccaaaacaaaatatttgtcgCGCCACAACATCTAAATGCTATACAGTGGCAATCAAATGTGTGCCGACCATCAGTGAACATTCAATATCCCTTTCAGACAGCCCGCATAGATCGAAAGCtggattaaaaaacatttacaaatctAAAGAACCAAACAAAGTTAAAGCCACACGAGAGTTGGAAATTTGTTCGACACCTCCTGAGGggcgatttttttatatggatatGCCGCATAGATCGAAAGCTggattaaaaaacttttacaaatcTAAAGAACCAAACAAAGTTAAAGGCACACGAGAGTTGGAAATTTGTTCGACACCTCCTGAGGGGCGATTTTCTTATATGGACACGCCGCATAGATCGAAAGCTggattaaaaaacttttacaaatcTAAAGAACCAAACAAAGTTAAAGGCACACGAGAGTTGgaacaaaaaactaaatcaaTTAAGGCGTTTGATCCGGAAGAAAAGCGAACACTTAAAAGTATTAATAATGTAGACTTGATTTCATCCCCATCAACCACTGATTCAGAAGAAATAGTTAAAACTGTCAGAAAACCAACTAAGACTCCAAAAACAAGGGAATTTATTAAAGATTTTAATCTCGCAACAATAACAGAAACAAACAAGCCATTTAGCCTATCATCCGAAAATTTTAAAGAACATACATTTCTTACAAGggttgaaaatatttgtaactCGACAGCGCTGAACGGCGTTGCTGCGCGCAAACAGTTGATTAGCCGGTCGCCGACCAGAAATGAAAGCTCGGAGATCATTCCTTCTACGCCACGTGACAAAGGAATGCCAAATCAAAATAATTGTCGCGCCACAACATCTAAACGCTATGCAGTGGCAAACAAATGTCTGCCGACCATCAATGAGCATTCAATATCCCTTTCAGACACGCCTAAAATATCTGaagctgaattaaaaaaaaattacaaatctaaAGAACCAAACGAAGTTAAAGCCGGACGAGAGTTGGAAATTTGTGCCTCACCCCCTGAGGAGGGGCGATTTTCTGGAACAGCTATTCAAGACACACCAAATCCACGCtatggaaaaaaagaaaaaactattgcTCGCAATGAAAGGAAGTCACCAGTTGGTGCTAGTAACGTTTCGCCTGTTCGGTTAAATGCTGATACCCCAACAAAATCAATAACTCAACAAAGAATTGATAAACGAATTCCAATATATAAACCTCAGCAAAAGCAACAAACTTCAGATAGCAATTTCGAAGTAACTAGAGAACTTTTGAGTAGTGTGATTGGAGAGGAGAAAGCGCGACGCTTTTTCAAATACAATCTGGGAGCGGTTATATTTCCGATTACATCCACTGTATATTACTGCCCGCCTGAGAAAGAACTCTCTAGCTCAGATAGTGATGACGATCCTCTGGATAAAATTGGACGCTATGGCGAACTGAATGAGTCTGTGCAACATAACTAA
- the LOC129236303 gene encoding filamin-A isoform X5, with the protein MPSGKVDKPVIQDNRDGTVSIKYEPKEEGTHELVVKYNGEPVQGSPFKFHVDSITSGYVTAYGPGLTHGVTGEPCNFTISTKGASAGGLTMAVEGPSKADINYHDNKDGTVSVQYLPTAPGEYQISVRFGDKHIKGSPYFAKITGEGRKRNQISVGSCSEVTMPGEITDDDLRALNASIQAPSGLEEPCFLKRMPTGNIGISFTPREIGVHMVSVKRMGTHIANSPFKVDVCEREVGDAKKVKVSGNGLTEGKTHADNVFSVDTRNAGYGGLSVSIEGPSKAEIQCTDKDDGTLNISYKPTEPGYYIVNLKFADHHVEGSPFTVKVTGEGSNRKREKIQRERDAVPVTEIGSKCKLTFKMPGITSFDLMACVTSPSNVTEDAEIQEVEDGLYSVHFVPKELGVHTVSVRYKDMHIPGSPFQFTVGPLRDFGSHLVKAGGSGLERGIVGEPAEFNVWTREAGGGSLAISVEGPSKAEIDFKDRKDGSCDVSYKVSEPGEYRVGLKFNDRHIPDSPFKVYISPDAGDAHKLEVQQFPQGNIQADAPYQFMVRKNGAKGTLDAKIVAPSGTDDDCFIQSIDSEMYSVRFYPRENGIHAIHVKFNGVHIPESPFRIKVGKDVADPAAVHATGSGLDEVKTGHKADFIINTCNAGVGTLAVSIDGPSKVAMDCTEVEEGYKVRYTPLLPGDHYISVKYNNMHIVGSPFKVNCVGDKLADEGAQETSTVIVETVQKLAKGGKNTGVHMPTFKSDASKITSKGMGLKKAYMGKQNNFTVNATEAGNNMLFVGMYGPKGPCEEFNVKHTGRNNFNVNYMVRDRGQYILIVKWGEEHIPGSPFQIDV; encoded by the exons GTTCACCTTTCAAATTCCACGTTGATTCCATCACATCTGGTTATGTGACTGCCTATGGACCAGGCCTGACTCATGGTGTTACTGGTGAGCCATGTAATTTTACCATTTCAACTAAGGGCGCCAGCGCTGGTGGTCTCACCATGGCCGTGGAGGGACCCAGCAAGGCTGAT ATCAATTACCATGACAACAAAGATGGCACAGTGTCGGTGCAATACCTACCCACTGCCCCTGGTGAATATCAAATCTCGGTACGCTTCGGTGATAAACATATAAAGGGTTCGCCATATTTCGCCAAAATCACTGGCGAGGGTCGCAAACGTAATCAAATTTCGGTTGGTTCCTGTTCGGAAGTCACCATGCCCGGTGAAATTACCGACGATGATCTGCGCGCCTTGAATGCGTCCATTCAGGCGCCCAGTGGCTTAGAGGAGCCCTGCTTCCTCAAGCGTATGCCAACTGGCAACATTGGCATCTCATTTACGCCACGTGAAATTGGCGTTCATATGGTGTCGGTCAAACGTATGGGCACACACATTGCCAACTCGCCATTCAAGGTTGACGTTTGTGAGCGTGAAGTGGGTGACGCAAAGAAGGTTAAGGTATCCGGTAACGGTTTGACAGAAGGCAAAACTCACGCCGACAACGTTTTCTCTGTGGACACACGCAATGCCGGCTATGGTGGTCTGTCCGTATCGATTGAGGGTCCCAGCAAAGCAGAGATCCAATGCACTGACAAAGATGATGGCAcattaaatatttcgtacaagCCCACAGAGCCAGGCTACTATATTGTGAATTTGAAATTCGCCGATCATCACGTTGAGGGCTCACCATTTACCGTTAAAGTCACTGGTGAGGGCAGCAATCGCAAGCGTGAAAAGATTCAACGTGAACGCGATGCTGTACCCGTTACTGAGATTGGCAGCAAGTGCAAGTTGACCTTTAAAATGCCTGGCATCACTTCGTTCGATCTAATGGCCTGTGTAACATCACCCAGCAATGTGACTGAGGACGCAGAAATACAAGAAGTCGAAGATGGACTCTATTCGGTGCATTTCGTACCGAAAGAATTAGGCGTACACACCGTTTCAGTGCGCTACAAGGACATGCACATCCCCGGCTCCCCCTTCCAATTCACAGTGGGCCCATTGCGCGATTTTGGTAGCCACTTGGTAAAGGCCGGTGGTTCGGGCTTAGAGCGTGGTATTGTCGGTGAGCCAGCCGAGTTTAATGTATGGACACGCGAGGCGGGCGGTGGTTCACTGGCTATCTCTGTGGAGGGTCCCAGCAAGGCTGAAATCGACTTCAAAGACCGAAAGGACGGTTCATGCGATGTCTCGTACAAGGTCAGCGAACCTGGCGAATATCGTGTGGGTTTGAAATTTAACGATCGCCACATACCCGACTCACCATTTAAGGTGTACATCTCGCCGGACGCTGGTGATGCTCATAAACTAGAAGTGCAACAGTTCCCGCAAG gAAACATCCAAGCCGATGCACCCTACCAATTTATGGTGCGCAAAAATGGCGCCAAGGGTACACTCGACGCCAAAATCGTTGCACCATCCGGCACCGACGATGATTGCTTCATCCAAAGCATCGACAGCGAAATGTATTCGGTACGCTTCTATCCACGGGAGAATGGCATTCATGCCATTCATGTAAAATTCAACGGCGTACATATACCCGAATCACCATTCAGAATTAAGGTCGGCAAAGATGTAGCCGATCCAGCTGCTGTGCATGCCACCGGCTCCGGTTTGGATGAAGTGAAGACTGGTCACAAAGCCGACTTTATAATTAACACCTGCAACGCAGGTGTCGGCACGCTCGCTGTCTCTATTGACGGCCCCTCCAAAGTGGCCATGGATTGCACGGAAGTAGAGGAGGGATACAAAGTGCGCTACACACCTTTGCTGCCGGGCGACCACTACATTTCGGTCAAATACAATAACATGCACATTGTCGGTTCACCATTCAAAGTGAACTGCGTCG GCGACAAACTGGCAGATGAGGGCGCCCAGGAAACATCTACAGTGATCGTTGAGACAGTGCAGAAGCTGGCCAAGGGTGGCAAAAATACTGGCGTGCATATGCCCACATTCAAGTCAGACGCCTCCAAAATCACATCCAAGGGCATGGGCTTGAAGAAAGCGTACATGGGCAAGCAAAATAACTTTACCGTGAACGCCACAGAGGCTGGCAACAATATGCTCTTCGTGGGCATGTACGGGCCTAAAGGTCCATGCGAGGAGTTCAACGTAAAACATACCGGCCGCAATAATTTCAACGTGAACTATATGGTGCGCGATCGTGGACAATATATATTAATAGTCAAATGGGGTGAAGAACATATTCCCGGCTCCCCATTCCAAATCGATGTCTAG